The DNA segment cagcggttgcggttgcggttgtgggagtttgtggatgcggacGGTTGcagtttctagcggttttaagagatttgtacgattggtactgcggttaaaaattggtgcgtttacgggttacttatgactggttaactaccaaatgtggtaacagtcaaataataaattaacaatatttacatttaatataattataaaaatatcaaaaatcataaaattataataaatataaaatttatatttagaaagttataattttaatttttgaaaatttattgaaattttttttattataaaattttataatattaattaaaatataatagatatattttaatattttcataatctcaattttaaattttttattaattaattttacttttgtatatatattgtttttaaaaaaaaaattttaccctctcgcaaccgtccgcaaccgcaaacgttagctggagccagcttttgaatttatgagattcgtagcggtttgaagcggtttatagcgatttgagtgattgttgcaaaccgccgacaaccgctaccaaccgcaaaagctgcgtttggatttaaataaatagtgaCAATTTGGATTCTGACCCgcccttttattttttgtttatttttttttttgagaaatttaatttttgtatttgtgttatttttgtaatcatatttgtttttagtattaatttaatttaatataatttttggtaactatattaaatatgtcaaaTTGCATAATTATATGTCATATgtatatcaaaattatttttaaactttatttttaaaatttgcaacatattatattttcttagtaGTTACCTAACATAATTAGTCAAGAAAAATATTCGTATCCAAAAAATCTGACTCGGAATCGACCCAAAAATCAAAGTTTCATAATCTATTAGATTTGGCATATATACTTGAATGGTTCTTAAGAGATATCCGAAAACCAATATCAAATCCAACACGCACAGAAAACCGAAcaaaagttttgaaaaatatttgaaagataatttttaatatattttgttaaatatatatatgtaaatgggTTAATAAGGTCTTCACTAAacatttaacaaatatttttaatcgaataacctatttaaaaccCGTTAAACTAAAACCcgtagaatatatttttataaataatacttCCATAATAATATCAACTGATcatgttcctaatttaatagaatagatggattagataatttaattttcttataaaaaaactatctagaaaaataaaatttttaaataaatagtgacAATTTGGATTTTGGTTAGATATGGaagtttgttgattttaaattttggggTCACAGGAGTACATATATTTCAGGATAATGAGTTAGATATAGgagttgtatatatatttcacGAAATTTGTtgtcatttataaaatttgttgcCTTTATAATAGGAGTTTAATTGGTTGTGTAAGGTGGTTACGTAAAATTCTTAATTGAGTTTAGTAGAAtagattttttaattgaaaaatagaAGTTTTATATGTTTGTAGTCCTTAAAAATAGGACATTAGTGGTTATGGAACTGCTTTGTTATTGTTGTTTacgttttatttaaaaagtggcAATCAAATTTTCCTGAAAAGTAGGATTTTAGAATTGCTAGAACTGCCGTgaaaatttaatagtattgataaagTGATATAAGCAGTTTTATGTAGatgatgtatattttttttaattggactCAACTATTATCAATGGggcatgtttctgttttaatagtattgatctttttttactaaacttggttaatttttggtcagcaaAGAATAAGTTAACTTAGGCCCATGTAAAGTGTTCAACAATGTTTGGGCCCCATTGCTTCATCCATATACCTTTCTCAGCAATTTCACATACACAAAAGTCAGCCGCATAGCTAGCAATAGCATTCTTTTCTCACAAATATCACTTTGTTAATATCTTTGAGAGATCAAGGCAAAGGATGAATGAAGTTTAATAAACCTAACCCTTGTGAATATATCAAACGTCAAGCTTCCCTCAGTACCGTACAGCACAAGAAACAATTcaaaagtaaaaagttaaaaactaaaCCAAGTTAATTAAATATCATAATCACTCGCTGTACATTCCTTAGTCCAacgagtaaaaaaaaaaaaactccaacaCCTCCACTATTTACCTGACCACAACACCACTAGTTTTATCCCCCCCATTCATCTCTTATATATATCAGCCGATGaaagtaagaaaaaataatacatttttctGCTCTTTTCCTCCATTCAAAAACCCTCAAAAGTGGATCATATTTAGCTTCTTGAACCTGTTGATCTGTACTTGTAACGCATTGCCCAGAAGAGATAGTGCAAGAAGTTAGCTGCGCTTAATACACACATTAGCCAGTAGAAGTAGTCTAGTTTGTAacggtttatcctctctcctcTCAGCCAAGGCCTGTTCCCTGAACTCCCTGTTATGCTGTTCACTATCGAAACGATCACCGAGCTTAGGTAATACCCCATCGCCAAGGAAGCCCACGAGAGCGACGTCGCTAGAGATCTCATAGAGGCTGGTGCTTCTGTGAAGAAATACTCTAAAAGTCCAGCTAGTGTGAACAGATCAGCTGATCCTAAGAAAAGATACTGAAGCGCGATCCATAAGAAAGTGATTGGTAAGGTTTCTTTTGAGTCAAGTAACCCCGCGTCTTTGGCTACACCCTTGCGTTTGATCTCAACGAGAGCTGCAACGGCCATTGCTAGTATCGAAAGAACTAAACCTACTCCGATTCTTTGTAGATGAGTGACTCCCGTTTCGGTTTTGGTTGTTTTTCTAGCGAATGGGATGATCAGATGGTCGTAGATAGGTGCGAGGATCATGATGAACACGACGGGGAAGACCGGTAATGAAGCTGGAGGGATCTTTAGGCTACCTATCTTTGTGTTCATGGAAGCAGCTTGTTGGACGGAGAATGTGGAGAGCTGAGCTAAGCAGCAGTTGAGCATGATAGTGCAAGCAAATATAGGGAGCATTTTGAGCACAATCTTCACATCCTCTACTTGTTGGATCGTGCATTCTAACAACTTATGGTCTGGTTTCTCCTCAGCAGCTCTGTTTAAGAATCTCAGACTGTTGGTTAGTTGTGTCTGAGGAGGAGGCACTGGTTCTTGATGACGTGGCTTTTCAAGTTCTCCTGATTCAGTAACTTCTTTTAAATGATTAGAAGGGCTAATAGCTAAATTCACAACCGCATTGCTTGGACTCCCACTAGAACAACTCTTAACAGAAGCAGCAAGAAGAacctgaaacaaacaaaaaccatATAGAACAAATAACTTACACAGCACAAAAGATAATATTATTGAGCCAAATGAGCCATAACTAAATTACTTCAAATCATAAACCTTTTTTCCTATCAatattaaatcataatttttaatcACTAAAttcaaactcaaatataaaataaatttttttttaaattaatgctatatattgataattttgtttttatactaATTTTGGAATAATAAAACCTTTTAGTGCTATTTCTCAACCATATACATTACTTAGAATACACGTTTATCCTTGATCTCAAAAAGTGAGGAAAAAAACATACCTTCAAGATTGTGGTGAGAGGACTTCCACATGGGATCTTGTTCCTATAAAACTTT comes from the Brassica napus cultivar Da-Ae chromosome A7, Da-Ae, whole genome shotgun sequence genome and includes:
- the LOC125576309 gene encoding protein NRT1/ PTR FAMILY 4.6-like isoform X2, which translates into the protein MHLSPSKSANDVTNFMGTAFLLALLGGFLSDAFFSTYVIFLISASIEFLGLIILTIQARTPSLMPPTCDGPTCESVSGSKAAMLFVGLYLVALGVGGIKGSLPSHGAEQFDESTPKGRKQRSTYFNYFVFCLACGALVAVTFVVWLEDNKGWEWGFGVSTIAIFVSILIFLSGSKFYRNKIPCGSPLTTILKVLLAASVKSCSSGSPSNAVVNLAISPSNHLKEVTESGELEKPRHQEPVPPPQTQLTNSLRFLNRAAEEKPDHKLLECTIQQVEDVKIVLKMLPIFACTIMLNCCLAQLSTFSVQQAASMNTKIGSLKIPPASLPVFPVVFIMILAPIYDHLIIPFARKTTKTETGVTHLQRIGVGLVLSILAMAVAALVEIKRKGVAKDAGLLDSKETLPITFLWIALQYLFLGSADLFTLAGLLEYFFTEAPASMRSLATSLSWASLAMGYYLSSVIVSIVNSITGSSGNRPWLRGERINRYKLDYFYWLMCVLSAANFLHYLFWAMRYKYRSTGSRS
- the LOC125576309 gene encoding protein NRT1/ PTR FAMILY 4.6-like isoform X1, translated to MKSFSNNKEGPNSPFLSPNWTLSQCLLSSIYLNFINTLLTFTYIYFLIIKTSIFTSSPQSLRERKKERIMEVEEEVSRWEGYADWRNKAAVKGRHGGMLAASFTLVVEILENLAYLANASNLVLYLREYMHLSPSKSANDVTNFMGTAFLLALLGGFLSDAFFSTYVIFLISASIEFLGLIILTIQARTPSLMPPTCDGPTCESVSGSKAAMLFVGLYLVALGVGGIKGSLPSHGAEQFDESTPKGRKQRSTYFNYFVFCLACGALVAVTFVVWLEDNKGWEWGFGVSTIAIFVSILIFLSGSKFYRNKIPCGSPLTTILKVLLAASVKSCSSGSPSNAVVNLAISPSNHLKEVTESGELEKPRHQEPVPPPQTQLTNSLRFLNRAAEEKPDHKLLECTIQQVEDVKIVLKMLPIFACTIMLNCCLAQLSTFSVQQAASMNTKIGSLKIPPASLPVFPVVFIMILAPIYDHLIIPFARKTTKTETGVTHLQRIGVGLVLSILAMAVAALVEIKRKGVAKDAGLLDSKETLPITFLWIALQYLFLGSADLFTLAGLLEYFFTEAPASMRSLATSLSWASLAMGYYLSSVIVSIVNSITGSSGNRPWLRGERINRYKLDYFYWLMCVLSAANFLHYLFWAMRYKYRSTGSRS